Part of the Oncorhynchus kisutch isolate 150728-3 linkage group LG2, Okis_V2, whole genome shotgun sequence genome, gcatgccaaaacttgagacatctgtggcattgtgttgtgtgacaaaactgcacattttagagctgacttttattgtccccagcacaaggtgcacctcatgctgtttaatcagtttcttgatatgccacacctgtcaggtggatggattatcttggcaaaggaaaaatgctcacaaacaaggatgtaaaaaaaaaatgtgtgcacaaaatgtgagagaaattagctttttttGCGTACAAAAACTTTGATCTGTTATTTCAGGTCATTTGAGGAATTCAGGAATTTGATTATTATTAATAGAATATAAACCTTTTATCGAGTACTCAAGCCCATCCCTAATAGACATCAATTGCACATCACACAGATTGACCAACTCCAATTGGTGTTAGTCTACTTGTTGATAGACAAAATAACAGACCCATGTAACTGCACTGTGCATTGACCAAAGTCGATTATCAAAATCTCATTGACATATATTCCTTTGGAAATAATGATAGTATGATCTGGTGAAAGGAAAACCACAAAGAAAGTTGTGTTTTCTGATCATGACATGAGACTATATGTAGGCTAATACATACAATGATCATAACTGCATTTCAATTTGTAACTGCTTTATAAACACTGCTTTCGGGTCGAGTTACAGGACCCAGATTATGCCAACTCCTGGACATAAAAAAACAGATTGCGAGTTTTGAATATACAGttaagtcggaagttgacatacaccatagccaaatacatttaaactcagtttttcacaattcctgacatttaatcctagtaacaattccctgtcttggttcagttaggatcaccactttattttaataatgtgaaatgtcagaataatagtagagagaattatttatttcagctttaatttctttcatcacattcccagtgggtcagaagtttacatacactcaattagtatttggtagcattgcctttaaattgtttaacttgggtcaaacgtttctggtagcctcccacaagcttcccacaataaattgggtgaattttggcccattcctcctgacagagctggtgtaactgtgtcaggtttgtaggcctccttgctcgcacatgctttttcagttctgcccacaaattttctattgattgaggtcagggctttgtgatggccactccaataccttgactttgttgtccttgtatttatatagcccttcgtacatcagctgatatctcaaagtgttgtacagaaacccagcctaaaaccccaaacatgaagcaatgcaggtgtagaagcacggtggctaggaaaaactccctagaaaggcctaaacctaggaagaaacctagagatgaaccaggctatgtggggtggccagtcctcttctggctgtgccgggtggagattataacagaacatggccaagatgttcaaatgttcataaatgacaagcatggtcaaataataataatcacaggcagaacagttgaaactggagcagcagcacggccaggtggactggggacagcaaggagtcatcatgtcaggtagtcctgaggcatggtcctagggctaaggtcctccgagagagagaaagaaagagagaattagagagagcatacttaaattcacacaggacaccggataggacaggagaagtactccagatataacaaattgaccctagccccccgacacataaactactgcagcataaatactggaggctgagacaggaggggtcaggagtcactgtggccccatccgatgacacccccggacagggccaaacaggaaggatataaccccacccactttgccaagacattttgccacaactttggaagtatgcttggggtcattgtccatttggatgacccatttgcgaccaagctttaacttcctgactgatgaacttgttgcttcaaaatatccacataattttccatcctcatgatgccataaaAAAATttaagttcaccagtccctcctgcagcaaagcaccccgacaacatgatgctgccacccctgtgcttcacagttggaatggtgttcttcggcttgcaagtctacccctttttcctccaaacataacaatggtcattatggccaacagttttattttagtttcatcagaccagaggacatttctccaaaaagtacgatctttgtccccatgtgcagttgcaaaccgtagtctggcttttttatggtggttttggagcagtggcttcttccttgctggcggcctttcaggttatgtcgatataggacttgttttactgtggatatacttttgaacctgtttcctccagcatcttcacaagggcctgtgttgttgttctgggatttatttgcacttttcataccaaagtatgttcatatCTAGGAGAagagaacacgtctccttcctgagcggtatgatggctgcgtggtcccatggtgattatacttgcgtactattgtttgtacagatgaacgtggtaccttcatgcctttggaaattgctcccaatgatgaaccagacttctggaggttTACAAtgtttcttctgaggtcttggctgatttctttgattttcccataatgtcaagcaaagaggcactgagtttgaaggtaggccttgaaatacatccacaggtacacctccaattcactcaaatgatctcaattagcctatcagaaggcaTTACATAATTGTcgggaatttttcaagctgtttaaaggcacagtcaatttagtgtatgtaatcttctgacccactggaattgtgatacaattgtgatacagtgaattatactgtaatctttctgtaaacaattgttgaaataagtacttgtgtcatgcacaaagtagatgtcctaaccgacttgccaaaactatagtttgtcaacaagaaatgtgtggagtggttgaaaaacgagttttaatgactccaacctaagtttatgtaaacttccgacttcaactgtacatctgtGGAAATCAGGTTTGAGTTCATTTCAAATTGAGGCAGTCAATTTAGAAGttaactgaaattccaattgAATGATTGAAAAAAGGGAATCTATTTTCTGAAAAGGAGACGCTATTTTTGTGAGAAGTTTGGATTTTTAAAATTCatatcacttcctgaattgactggcttCAATTGCCACAAGCCAGAGTAATTGATTTCTTGTAAATGGATACAAATGTTGTCAACTGCCAGAGATAACTTAATTACAGAGGGGAATCACCAGAGTATGAAATCGGACATGACCCATTGATTGCATTAcaagagtaaaaaaaaaacatagatcTGAAAGAGTTGTGTGCCATGGCGTTATGTTGTTTGGGGGATACCAGAACCAGTAACTGATTTCAAAATAAACTCCCATCACATTGCCTATATATACCACGATCATCAAACATCAGATTAACTGCACCAAACATCTCTCATGGGGGCTATGGAGTCTCCAACAACAGCCTATAGAATCTTCAGATGGTAGACAAGCGTGAAGCTAGTAAGTTAGCCATCTGTCCAGTACAACAACTTCCCATGCTTCACTCTTAGATTCCTGGCTATACATTCAAGCCATACTAGACTGTTCAAATTTAAGTTCAGCTAGTCCTTTAGGAGAAGCCAAATATGTTTTTAACAAAGTAATTTTTTGGGACTAATTCCACTGTTTCTTTTTAATTAAGGACATATTACTTAACTAACCTATAACCCTGAATCAATAAATGGCAAGCATGAATAGGCTGAAACAATTGCTGTGTGGCTATGATTCATCTTGTACTGTATTGGTAGAACTCTGATTATTGATTTTATCATCTCGCTGACTGACCAGAATCTGGCACTGGCAGCTGTCTCAACTGTTCAGTCATACGTAGTGTACTGTCCCTATTGCTGCCACTGGCAACCCTGGTAACATTCGGGTCACAGAAGTTCAGGTGATGCGCATCAACAGATGTGGAGGGGGcacaaacaattttttttttagctTTTTGGTGGCCTCATGGCGGCTGGATGACCCGCGGGGATTTAAATCACAGACAGTCTGTCCATGCTGCTGCAAGGTAAATGGAAATGACTCTCTCATTGATTTCTCTCATTGTTTATAAATTAAATCACAGAGGGGAATGCCTTTACTTTTAGTAAAACAGGACTACTGAAAGGAGCAAGAGAGGAAAATAATAAACATGATGCTAACCGACTGCTTGCTTATTCGTACATTTTGATATGCTTTACAAATATGTGATGCTCCATATTCATGATAAATTTAAAATCTGTCTTCGATGTACATTTCCTTTTTTTCTCCTGATAAAGGTATGTTGCAATCCATTATTTGTATGTAATTATATGTATTGACGAAAGGACTTATGCATTATTTTAATTGGTAAATCAACCTTTGTGGGATTACAATAGTCAGTGGAATAATATTTTTCATACAGTATTTGTTAATGAAATAGAGATTTTAAAACAAACTGCATAGAAAATAACATTTACATATTTAAGATGTATTGTTAAATACTCATGTAAGGAATTTAGTTGCTAATTGTTAAACACCAAATTGTGGCTTGAAAGTTGGCTGTATGGtttatatatagatattaatATGACTAAATGTCTtatttcacaacaacaaaaaatccttgGTTTTAGGTAAACCCTAAATGCTTTTGCACATTATTGGAGAGAAATGTCCCTTTATGTCCAATTAGAATTTCTGAGCAATATTTCTGTCCAATGAGGGGCCTTAGGCTCAAGAGCCATCCCAAAAGGCAAGAGTTCCATATAGCCTCTTTAACATGATAAAATtgcctccatcctctctccacccctgccTTGCCTCCTACTGACAGACACAACGATGCCCGTGTAAAGATGGGGGATTGGAATTTTCTAGGGGGGATATTGGAGGAGGTGCATATCCACTCCACTATGGTGGGAAAGATCTGGCTCACCATCCTATTCATCTTCCGCATGCTGGTGCTGGGTGTGGCGGCCGAGGACGTGTGGAACGATGAGCAGGCCGACTTCATCTGCAACACGGAGCAGCCCGGGTGCCGGAACGTCTGCTACGACCTGGCTTTCCCCATCTCCCTCATCCGCTTCTGGGTCCTTCAGGTCATCTTTGTCTCATCGCCCTCACTGGTGTACATGGGCCATGCTCTCTACCGCCTACGAGCCCTGGAGAAGGAGCGGCAGAAAAAGAAGGTCCTGCTGCGTCGCGAGCTGGAGCTGGTAGACGTGGAGATGGTGGCAGCTCGGAAAACGATTGAGCGAGAGGTGAGGCAACTGGAGCAAGGCAAGCTCAACAAGGCTCCGCTGTCGGGGTCCCTGCTGCGCACCTACGTGGCCCACATCATTACCCGCTCCGCCGTGGAGGTAGGCTTTATAACGGGTCAGTACATCCTCTATGGCTTCCAGCTCTCCCCTCTCTTCAAGTGCGAGCGTGAGCCTTGCCCCAACGCGGTGGACTGCTTCGTCTCCCGGCCCACAGAGAAGAGTGTCTTCATGGTCTTTATGCAATGCATCGCAGTAGTCTCCCTCTTCCTAAACATCTTGGAGATCATGCACCTGGGCTACAAGAAGGTCAAGAAGGGCATCCTGGATTACTATCCACACCTGCAAGACGAGCTTGACGACTTCTACTCAAGCAAAACCAAGAAAGACTCCGTGGTGCATCAGACAGGCATTGCTTCCTCCGGCTGCAAGCCCACCATGGCCTCCGCGCCCAGTGGCTACAACCTCCTACTGGAGCGGGCCCAGGACGGTCACACCTACCCCTCCCTTATCAACCCCTCTGCCTTCCTCCCTGTTCAGGGTGAACTGGCTGGTAAACAGAGTGTGGAAGAACTAAAAAATGCTGCACATAGCCTGACAGAGCACAACTCCAACTCCAATAACACCAGCAGTGACAGCCGCTCACCGCCCTGCGACTCACTGACCCCGCCAAAGCAGGAGGAGCCAGAGGAGTCTGCAGACTCTCCCATGCGCCCAAGGAACGCATCTCACGCTTCCTCCTGCCCGACATTGCTAGTAGGTGCCGGAAGGAAAACATGGAGGGTCAATGCTCCCTCAAATTGTTCCACAGTGGTGGAAGGCAAAAGCTCAGACACAGATTCTTATGGGGGTGCTAAGGCCAGTGGTGGGTACCAAGCCCGGACTGCATCGGAACCCAAAATACGTCCCTCCACCCCAGACTCACTAGAGGAATCAAGTTcagggtcacagcatagtccgAGACCACCCTCTTCCAATCGCCGACCATCATCCACAAGCAACGCAAGCAGTAGGCGAGCCCCCACAGATTTACAAGTTTGAATGCTAAGAGTAAAACCTTATCTTTTGTCCCTTATCAGACAAGAAAACTTCAGTTCAAACACAAGATCAGAAGAACTTTACATGAGTTGTGACATTGTGCGAACTGCTTTGGAGGTGGATCTGTTGCAGTAGCCCAGTAAAATGGATAGATCTGTTTTATAAGATGGCACCTCTTTGTTTCTGTACTGTTGAACTCCTCTACTTAGTAGTTTATTTTTGTATTCACCAGCTTCAAAGCCTCTGTCATACTTTGTGATGACGCAAGACATCGATCAAACATTGGGTGTGGGGATTTTCTATTGGGAATATTGACCTGCTTTTAAAAGTGTTGCATCTAAGACAGGAAAAAACAACAGTATAGTACACACCGTTGAATGGTTTCTGTGTGTTCCGGTCCATTTTAAACACCATTGTTTAGAGAGAAACCATGAAAATATGTCTTAGTGCTAGAACTATGCCTACCTTTAGACAGGCAGTCCAATTCAGAATTTTGATTCATTAATTGGTCTTTTGAACAATCAAATCAGCTCTGGAaaagatctgattggtcaaaagaccaattagtggaaaaatatcagaattgggttgcCTGTCTAAAACTCAGCCAAAGCAGCTTATTGACCACTGAAAAGTATGTAGTCTAAATAATGAATATTGCATGAAAGACCTAATTTCATATTTATAAAAGCTTATATCTAGATTTTTATTTTGCATTAACTATGTCCATACTATCATGGTAAAAACCATGTATGACGGTTACAATGGCCCTGTTGATGAACTTGTCTCCATGTTCTTTTAGGCACAGCTTTTCTGTTAAGGGTTGTGGGGCATTTCAATTAACGCCAGCAGAGCCTCTGGGCACACAGTACAAAAGTGATATCATGATGTAAGATTTATATATTGTAACAAATATGTTAATGTGATTAAAAAAAGGAAAAGACCATTATGTTACCGTTTGTTTACTAGAGACAAAGCATTGGTATGCAGTAGGCTGAAGTACACTGAAAGCAGAAAAAGGGGGTTTGCTTTTATgagagggtggagacaatcatAAAGGGACACAAGCTATTATATTTCAATATATCaaatatacaaaataagttaaatatTTAAACAGAGTATAAAGAAAATTAAAAAAGAACAGAGGTGCATAAACTCCCTTGCCTCCCGTTGTTGGTTTTGGCTTGCCATAAAAATCATAGTTTCTAACAAACTGACTTCAATAAAGCCGAGTCACTTTTTATTCGGCAGCTCCATCCTCTTGCGTAGGCTCATAGCGTTGAAGCTAAGGAAATGTGTAAAAACAGAGATTCGATTCATTCATTAGTTATGAAAAGTTCAAGCCTACCATGTATAGATCAACATACTCTATGAAAAATAATCATAGGCAGGTCTACCCTGTTCTTGAGGTCTTTGTTCTCCTCAGCCAGCAGCTCACACCTCTGCCTCATGTCTCTTAGCTCCTGCTGGAGTGC contains:
- the LOC109909879 gene encoding gap junction alpha-9 protein-like, which produces MGDWNFLGGILEEVHIHSTMVGKIWLTILFIFRMLVLGVAAEDVWNDEQADFICNTEQPGCRNVCYDLAFPISLIRFWVLQVIFVSSPSLVYMGHALYRLRALEKERQKKKVLLRRELELVDVEMVAARKTIEREVRQLEQGKLNKAPLSGSLLRTYVAHIITRSAVEVGFITGQYILYGFQLSPLFKCEREPCPNAVDCFVSRPTEKSVFMVFMQCIAVVSLFLNILEIMHLGYKKVKKGILDYYPHLQDELDDFYSSKTKKDSVVHQTGIASSGCKPTMASAPSGYNLLLERAQDGHTYPSLINPSAFLPVQGELAGKQSVEELKNAAHSLTEHNSNSNNTSSDSRSPPCDSLTPPKQEEPEESADSPMRPRNASHASSCPTLLVGAGRKTWRVNAPSNCSTVVEGKSSDTDSYGGAKASGGYQARTASEPKIRPSTPDSLEESSSGSQHSPRPPSSNRRPSSTSNASSRRAPTDLQV